A region from the Bactrocera dorsalis isolate Fly_Bdor chromosome 1, ASM2337382v1, whole genome shotgun sequence genome encodes:
- the LOC105233628 gene encoding lectizyme, with protein MKTFVVFALAIASVSAASLDAIAQPAFASGRIINGYEAEKGEAPYIVSLKSGSHFCAGSIIDENWVLTAAHCLIYDSFEVVAGLHSRNDESEVQVRQVTSKSQYIVHEGYGGSVGPNDIGLIHIPDGFDLNALSRDGSAAVNKVSLPSGKYESTGDGKLFGWGRDNSGSLPNVLQTLDANIIGYSECKAALPLLAPVKDVNICSYTAGTTDGACNGDSGGPLVRYTSDGVEQVGIVSWGYTPCATTKYPSIYTSVAAYKKWITENTSS; from the coding sequence ATGAAGACTTTCGTCGTATTCGCTCTGGCTATTGCCAGTGTCAGCGCAGCCAGTTTGGACGCCATTGCACAACCTGCCTTCGCCTCAGGACGTATCATCAATGGCTACGAGGCTGAGAAGGGTGAGGCTCCATACATCGTCTCATTGAAGTCCGGCTCTCATTTCTGCGCTGGTTCAATCATCGACGAGAACTGGGTACTAACTGCTGCTCATTGTCTCATCTACGACAGTTTTGAAGTGGTCGCCGGTCTGCACTCCCGCAATGACGAATCCGAAGTACAGGTCCGACAGGTCACCAGCAAGTCGCAATATATCGTACATGAAGGTTATGGCGGTAGTGTCGGTCCCAACGATATTGGTCTCATCCATATTCCCGATGGCTTCGATTTGAACGCGCTCTCACGTGACGGTTCAGCAGCTGTTAACAAAGTATCCTTGCCATCTGGCAAATATGAGAGCACTGGTGATGGCAAACTTTTCGGCTGGGGACGTGATAATTCTGGTTCTTTGCCAAATGTTTTGCAGACTCTGGATGCCAATATTATTGGCTACTCAGAATGCAAAGCTGCTCTACCCTTATTGGCTCCCGTTAAGGATGTGAACATTTGCTCTTACACTGCTGGCACCACCGATGGTGCTTGCAATGGTGATTCTGGTGGCCCATTGGTGCGTTACACTTCCGATGGTGTTGAACAGGTTGGTATCGTATCATGGGGTTACACTCCCTGTGCCACTACCAAATACCCATCGATCTACACCAGCGTCGCTGCTTACAAGAAATGGATTACGGAGAACACCAGCTCTTAA
- the LOC105233630 gene encoding lectizyme, translating to MKIFVVFALAIASVSAASLDAIAQPAFASGRIINGYEAEKGEAPYIVSLKSGSHFCAGSIIDENWVLTAAHCLIYSNFEVVAGLHSRNDESDVQVRQVTSKSQYIVHEGYGGGVGPNDIGLIHIPDGFDLNALSRDGVAPVNKVSLPSGKYESTGDGKLFGWGRDNSGSLPNVLQTLDANIIGYSECKAALPFLAPIKDVNICSYTAGTTDGACNGDSGGPLVRYTSEGAEQVGIVSWGYTPCATTKYPSVYTSVSAYKKWINEKINA from the coding sequence ATGAAGATCTTCGTCGTATTCGCTCTGGCTATTGCCAGTGTCAGCGCAGCCAGTTTGGACGCCATTGCACAACCTGCCTTCGCCTCAGGACGTATCATCAATGGCTACGAGGCTGAGAAGGGTGAGGCTCCATACATCGTCTCACTGAAGTCCGGCTCTCATTTCTGCGCTGGTTCAATCATCGACGAGAACTGGGTACTCACTGCTGCTCACTGCCTTATCTACAGCAACTTTGAGGTCGTCGCCGGTCTGCACTCACGCAATGACGAATCTGATGTACAGGTCCGTCAGGTCACCAGCAAGTCGCAATATATCGTACATGAAGGTTATGGCGGTGGTGTCGGTCCCAACGATATTGGTCTTATCCATATTCCCGATGGCTTCGATTTGAACGCGCTCTCACGTGATGGTGTAGCACCTGTCAACAAAGTATCCTTGCCATCTGGCAAATACGAGAGCACTGGTGACGGCAAACTTTTCGGCTGGGGACGTGATAATTCTGGTTCTTTGCCAAATGTTTTGCAAACATTGGATGCCAACATTATTGGCTACTCGGAATGCAAAGCCGCTCTACCCTTCTTGGCACCCATTAAGGATGTGAACATTTGCTCTTACACTGCTGGCACCACCGATGGTGCTTGCAATGGTGATTCTGGTGGCCCATTGGTGCGTTACACTTCTGAAGGTGCTGAGCAAGTCGGTATTGTGTCATGGGGTTACACACCCTGCGCCACTACTAAATACCCTTCGGTCTACACTAGCGTCAGTGCTTACAAGAAATGGATCAATGAGAAGATCAACGCTTAG